One Terriglobia bacterium DNA segment encodes these proteins:
- a CDS encoding MFS transporter: MRDVDNSALPAPSIRIRRIQRTALALLVFSGVINYVDRASLAVGLPLIRQDLGISIAHSGVLLSAFLLVYAFSQLPAGAVVDRFGARLVLSAGLALWSFAQVLGGMVTSFRQFLAVRGLLGLGESPQFPSCARIVADWFASRDRGLATGIWNCSSSLGTAIAAPLLTILMLHFGWRWMFITMGIAGLAVGIVFYTLHRDPKHLRLTDAENDYLSNADRETQPMAWRDWGRLFGFSTTWGMVCGFFGIVYMSWLYFAWLPQYLEIQWHLSIANSGWIAAIPFTCGVVGSLIGGRVCDALSRRGYSTIQSCKIPLVCALSGVVLCT; the protein is encoded by the coding sequence ATGCGCGACGTAGACAATTCGGCGCTTCCTGCTCCTTCCATTCGCATCCGGCGGATTCAAAGGACAGCGCTGGCGCTTCTCGTTTTCAGCGGGGTTATCAACTACGTTGATCGGGCCAGCCTGGCCGTTGGCCTGCCGCTGATCCGGCAGGACCTGGGAATTTCCATTGCGCACAGTGGCGTCCTGCTCTCGGCGTTTCTTCTGGTTTATGCCTTCAGCCAACTGCCTGCCGGGGCGGTGGTGGACCGGTTTGGCGCGCGGCTGGTGCTTTCGGCTGGGCTCGCCCTGTGGTCATTTGCCCAGGTGCTCGGAGGAATGGTCACGAGCTTCCGGCAGTTTCTGGCGGTGCGCGGCTTGCTGGGGCTCGGCGAGTCCCCGCAGTTTCCAAGCTGCGCCCGCATCGTGGCGGACTGGTTTGCGTCGCGGGACCGCGGCCTGGCCACCGGCATCTGGAACTGCTCCAGCAGCCTGGGAACAGCGATTGCAGCTCCACTGCTTACCATTCTGATGCTGCATTTCGGCTGGCGCTGGATGTTTATCACCATGGGAATCGCCGGCCTGGCGGTGGGGATTGTTTTCTACACCCTGCATCGTGATCCCAAACACCTGCGCCTGACCGACGCCGAGAACGACTACCTTTCCAATGCAGACCGTGAGACGCAGCCCATGGCGTGGCGGGACTGGGGGCGGCTGTTTGGGTTCAGCACGACGTGGGGAATGGTGTGCGGGTTTTTTGGCATTGTGTACATGTCCTGGCTCTACTTTGCCTGGCTGCCCCAGTATCTCGAAATCCAATGGCATCTCAGCATCGCCAATAGCGGCTGGATCGCGGCCATTCCCTTCACTTGCGGGGTTGTGGGCAGCTTGATCGGAGGCCGAGTTTGTGATGCCCTTTCGCGGCGCGGTTATTCCACGATCCAAAGCTGCAAGATTCCCCTGGTCTGCGCCTTGTCCGGAGTGGTCCTCTGCACG
- a CDS encoding radical SAM protein, translating to MEDLLRTPDVTLTPPRMAVSGDQSRLSKSTQASLHLAIREAGSVLSTPCCNAVPTTPKLVGIARLAQSSPRVRERTGVEYFSLPARSALNRESSRRMPFAWTLNPYRGCEFGCKYCYARYTHEFMELHDGLEFERKIFAKLGSPDLLRAELRRARDGGLPIALGTATDPYQPAEKQFEVTRGILKVFGEFEGLDFSITTKSTLILRDLDLLVPLARRHRLSVHITVTTVDSRLARLLEPKAPPPLKRLEAVRQLVSVGIRTGVNAAPIIPGLTDSPAQLESLARSASEHGAQSLFGNVLFLMPSAMAQFMPFLEKQRPDLVRRYRKLFRHSAYLPAEYKDGISKLVAELRARYGLNGKLEESAAAPLHRQHAFVFA from the coding sequence ATGGAAGACCTGCTTCGCACGCCTGATGTCACTCTAACGCCGCCGAGGATGGCTGTTTCAGGCGATCAATCACGCCTGAGCAAAAGTACGCAAGCATCTTTACATCTCGCGATCCGGGAGGCAGGCAGCGTTCTGAGCACGCCATGCTGCAATGCTGTTCCCACAACGCCCAAGCTGGTCGGCATTGCTCGCCTGGCTCAGTCGAGTCCCCGCGTGCGCGAGCGAACGGGCGTGGAATACTTTTCCTTGCCTGCGCGCTCGGCGCTGAACCGGGAATCGAGCCGCCGGATGCCCTTCGCCTGGACGCTCAATCCCTATCGCGGCTGCGAATTCGGTTGCAAGTACTGTTACGCGCGCTACACTCACGAGTTCATGGAACTGCACGACGGCCTGGAGTTCGAGCGGAAGATTTTCGCCAAGCTGGGTTCGCCTGACCTGCTGCGCGCCGAACTGCGCCGTGCCCGCGATGGCGGACTGCCCATCGCGCTGGGCACCGCCACGGACCCTTACCAGCCGGCGGAAAAGCAGTTTGAAGTCACGCGCGGAATACTCAAGGTGTTCGGCGAATTCGAAGGTCTCGATTTTTCCATCACCACCAAGAGCACTCTGATTCTGCGTGATCTTGACCTGCTGGTCCCGCTGGCGCGCCGGCACCGCTTGAGCGTCCACATCACCGTCACCACGGTTGATTCGCGTCTCGCCCGCCTGCTGGAGCCGAAAGCGCCGCCTCCGCTCAAGCGCCTGGAGGCCGTGCGCCAGCTCGTCTCCGTCGGCATCCGCACGGGCGTGAACGCCGCGCCCATCATCCCTGGCCTCACGGATTCACCCGCGCAGCTCGAGAGCCTGGCGCGCTCGGCCTCGGAGCACGGCGCTCAGTCTCTTTTCGGCAACGTCCTCTTCCTGATGCCCAGCGCCATGGCGCAGTTCATGCCTTTTCTGGAAAAGCAACGCCCGGATCTCGTCCGGCGTTATCGCAAGCTCTTCCGTCACTCCGCTTATCTCCCTGCCGAATACAAGGACGGCATCTCCAAACTCGTCGCCGAATTGCGCGCCCGCTATGGCCTCAACGGAAAACTCGAAGAAAGTGCGGCTGCCCCGCTGCATCGCCAGCACGCGTTCGTATTTGCGTAG
- a CDS encoding ABC-F family ATP-binding cassette domain-containing protein: MIQLSSGGKQFGPKVLFEGLDWLLTPGDRVGLVGANGTGKSTLLKVLAGLETLDVGTLSTARGITRGYLPQDGLELAGRSVLEECLSAFGNLLEMETEIEELTHRMADLDPASEEYAQVAERYHALETEFQHRDGYSLEARAGAVLNGLGFSRDDQARLTEEFSGGWQMRIALAKLLLTRPNLLLLDEPTNHLDLESRNWLEQYLEDYPHAVVLVSHDRYFLDVTVNKVVEIWNRRAWFYAGNYDRYLTQKEERKAQLEAAYRNQQDRIHHLEVFINRFRYQATKARQVQSRIKELEKIERIELPSEEKTIRFSFPQPPASGRLVAEFREVSKSYGDKQVFAGVNFAIKRGDRVALVGVNGAGKSTLIKLLAGVEPATAGETLPGHHVEVDYFAQDQYKALDPEARLIDDIGGVAPAALSGQTQLRTLLGSFLFSEDEVFKRVGVLSGGERNRYALARMLLRPANFLLLDEPTNHLDLRAKDVLLEALGKYTGTVVFVSHDRYFIDHLATRVFEIGGGEVHDYPGNYEDYLWQKNGRPPRPDDTRAETQPAMPANANGNKSKEEQDIAAKRLNPILVRRMADRGEELEEAIARAEAEIASCELELANFRSAEGSIRLSRRIEELRQAIGEMMREWGEIEMSLDESAEQN; this comes from the coding sequence ATGATTCAGCTTTCTTCAGGCGGTAAGCAGTTCGGACCCAAGGTACTGTTCGAAGGCCTCGACTGGCTTCTGACGCCGGGCGACCGCGTCGGCCTGGTGGGCGCGAACGGCACCGGAAAGTCGACCTTGCTGAAAGTGCTGGCCGGGCTTGAAACTCTGGATGTTGGCACACTCTCCACAGCCAGGGGCATCACCCGCGGATACCTTCCCCAGGACGGTCTTGAACTCGCCGGCCGCAGTGTGCTCGAAGAGTGCCTTTCGGCGTTTGGAAACCTGCTCGAAATGGAAACGGAGATTGAGGAGCTCACGCACCGCATGGCGGACCTTGACCCGGCGAGTGAGGAATACGCGCAAGTGGCCGAGCGTTACCACGCCCTGGAGACGGAGTTCCAGCATCGCGATGGGTATTCACTGGAAGCTAGAGCGGGCGCAGTGCTCAACGGCCTGGGATTCTCGCGGGACGACCAAGCGCGGCTGACCGAGGAGTTTTCCGGCGGGTGGCAGATGCGCATCGCGCTGGCCAAGCTCCTGCTGACCAGGCCGAACCTTCTGCTGCTGGATGAGCCCACCAACCACCTCGATCTGGAATCGCGCAACTGGCTTGAACAGTATCTCGAAGACTATCCACACGCCGTTGTTCTGGTGTCGCATGACCGCTATTTTCTCGACGTCACGGTCAACAAGGTCGTCGAAATCTGGAACCGGCGCGCCTGGTTTTACGCGGGCAACTACGACCGCTATCTCACCCAGAAAGAAGAACGCAAAGCGCAGCTTGAGGCTGCTTACAGGAACCAGCAGGACCGTATCCATCATCTGGAAGTGTTCATCAATCGTTTCCGTTACCAGGCGACCAAGGCACGGCAGGTACAAAGCCGGATCAAAGAACTTGAAAAGATCGAACGGATCGAGCTGCCGTCCGAGGAGAAAACCATTCGCTTTTCTTTCCCACAGCCGCCGGCAAGCGGGCGCCTGGTAGCGGAATTTCGTGAGGTCTCCAAGAGCTACGGCGATAAGCAGGTGTTCGCGGGCGTGAACTTCGCCATCAAGCGCGGCGACCGCGTGGCCCTGGTGGGCGTGAACGGAGCCGGCAAATCGACGTTGATCAAGCTGCTGGCAGGTGTGGAACCGGCGACAGCCGGCGAGACGCTCCCGGGTCACCATGTGGAAGTGGATTACTTTGCCCAGGACCAGTATAAGGCGCTCGACCCGGAAGCGCGCCTGATTGATGACATTGGGGGCGTGGCGCCGGCAGCGCTTAGCGGCCAGACCCAACTTCGCACGCTGTTGGGAAGCTTCTTGTTTTCTGAGGACGAAGTCTTTAAGCGAGTCGGGGTGCTTTCCGGCGGAGAGCGCAATCGCTACGCCCTCGCGCGCATGCTGCTGCGTCCGGCGAATTTTCTGCTGCTCGACGAGCCTACCAACCACCTGGATCTGCGCGCCAAAGACGTTCTGCTGGAGGCGCTGGGAAAATACACGGGCACGGTGGTATTCGTTTCGCACGACCGCTACTTCATCGATCATCTGGCCACGCGCGTCTTCGAAATCGGCGGCGGAGAGGTCCACGACTATCCAGGCAACTATGAGGACTATTTGTGGCAGAAAAATGGGCGGCCTCCACGCCCGGACGATACAAGGGCTGAAACACAGCCTGCCATGCCTGCCAATGCTAACGGAAATAAGAGCAAGGAAGAACAGGACATCGCGGCAAAAAGACTCAATCCAATCCTGGTTCGCCGAATGGCGGACCGCGGCGAGGAACTCGAAGAAGCTATCGCACGCGCGGAAGCGGAAATTGCCTCCTGCGAGCTCGAGCTGGCGAACTTCAGGAGCGCGGAGGGATCCATCCGCCTCTCGAGGAGAATTGAAGAATTGCGCCAGGCCATTGGCGAGATGATGCGCGAGTGGGGAGAGATTGAGATGTCCCTCGATGAATCCGCGGAGCAGAATTGA
- a CDS encoding succinate dehydrogenase gives MADINMPIAGAGFGQTSRRDLWWVQPLMVFLGLSAFVVYATWAALQGTHYRFGPYLSPFYSPELFGDPAHAWFGAKPSWYPGWFPFSAAILILWAPGGFRVTCYYYRGAYYKAFWADPPSCAVGEPRKCYRGERSLPLILQNFHRYFLYLALLFLVLLATDAWRGFWFNGHFGVHVGSLVLLINVILLGGYTLGCHSLRHLTGGLMAALSPARRKAYSCVSALNMYHMRYAWLSLFWVAFADFYVRMCSMGIWTDWRIF, from the coding sequence ATGGCGGATATCAACATGCCCATTGCCGGGGCAGGGTTTGGCCAGACGTCACGAAGGGACCTGTGGTGGGTGCAGCCGTTGATGGTGTTCCTGGGCCTTTCGGCTTTTGTGGTTTACGCAACGTGGGCGGCCCTCCAGGGAACGCATTACCGCTTCGGTCCCTATCTTTCGCCTTTCTACTCGCCTGAATTGTTCGGCGATCCCGCGCACGCATGGTTCGGCGCCAAGCCATCATGGTACCCAGGCTGGTTCCCCTTTTCTGCAGCCATCCTGATCCTGTGGGCGCCGGGAGGGTTTCGCGTCACCTGCTACTACTACCGGGGAGCCTATTACAAGGCCTTCTGGGCTGACCCGCCCTCATGCGCAGTGGGGGAGCCGCGCAAGTGCTACCGTGGCGAGCGATCGTTGCCCTTAATCCTGCAGAACTTTCATCGTTACTTTCTCTACCTCGCGTTGCTTTTCCTCGTGCTCCTCGCAACCGACGCCTGGCGGGGCTTCTGGTTCAACGGCCACTTCGGTGTCCACGTTGGGAGCCTTGTGCTGCTCATCAATGTGATTCTGCTGGGGGGCTACACGCTGGGATGCCACTCGCTTCGCCATCTGACCGGCGGACTGATGGCCGCGTTGTCACCGGCCCGCAGAAAAGCCTATAGCTGTGTCAGCGCGCTGAACATGTACCACATGAGATACGCATGGCTCAGTCTGTTCTGGGTAGCCTTTGCGGATTTCTACGTGCGAATGTGCTCGATGGGAATATGGACGGACTGGAGGATCTTCTGA
- a CDS encoding energy transducer TonB: protein MLSDTLLDSSPTREAVLHGRHWLTTVTAAVAGFCLAWFGLPLAEAPQAKALATQSWVVAAISFFSALMLAYVYADSRHLGLRRWPWMALTFLLNLGGFVAYLVYSAAKTSDWKRASLPVAYMIEVMAIGVMVIIPLVHSEALPKAALGRVTILPPPPPAPPPAAPRVPVQRITVEDLEKEPAVVPKALPKFRSQPVAPSSGVGVVGSVPGLPGGQDGVIGSLMLPTAPAPPAPAKPATPERMKIGGVVEAANLIYGPKPAYPQLAKLARIQGTVRLEALIATDGTIKGLKVVSGHPLLVHAALEAVERWRYRPTLLNGQTVEVETEIDVNFSLEQ from the coding sequence ATGCTGAGTGACACACTGCTCGATTCATCGCCGACCCGGGAAGCGGTGCTGCATGGCCGGCACTGGCTGACGACGGTGACCGCGGCTGTGGCAGGCTTCTGCCTGGCCTGGTTCGGGCTGCCGCTCGCGGAAGCGCCACAAGCAAAAGCGCTGGCTACTCAGTCATGGGTTGTGGCGGCGATTTCTTTCTTTTCCGCGCTGATGCTGGCGTATGTGTATGCCGACTCGCGGCATTTGGGTCTGCGCAGGTGGCCGTGGATGGCGCTGACCTTCCTGTTGAATCTCGGCGGTTTCGTCGCCTACCTGGTTTACAGCGCGGCCAAAACCAGCGACTGGAAACGTGCGAGCCTCCCGGTCGCTTATATGATCGAGGTGATGGCGATCGGCGTCATGGTGATCATCCCGCTGGTTCACTCCGAGGCGCTGCCGAAAGCTGCATTGGGCCGGGTAACCATTCTTCCTCCGCCCCCGCCCGCGCCTCCTCCTGCTGCTCCCCGTGTACCAGTTCAACGAATTACCGTGGAGGATTTGGAGAAGGAGCCGGCTGTGGTTCCGAAGGCCCTTCCCAAATTCCGAAGCCAACCCGTCGCCCCTTCCAGCGGCGTTGGGGTTGTTGGAAGCGTTCCGGGTTTGCCCGGCGGACAGGACGGAGTGATCGGCAGCTTGATGCTCCCGACGGCGCCCGCACCGCCGGCTCCGGCAAAGCCTGCCACCCCGGAACGCATGAAGATCGGAGGCGTGGTCGAAGCAGCCAACCTGATCTATGGTCCGAAGCCCGCCTACCCCCAGCTTGCTAAACTGGCCCGCATCCAGGGCACTGTGCGGCTGGAAGCTCTGATTGCAACGGACGGCACGATCAAGGGCCTGAAGGTCGTGAGCGGGCATCCGCTTCTGGTGCACGCGGCGCTTGAGGCTGTCGAACGTTGGCGATATCGACCGACACTGCTGAACGGTCAAACCGTGGAAGTGGAAACCGAGATTGACGTAAACTTCTCTCTGGAACAGTAG
- a CDS encoding succinate dehydrogenase/fumarate reductase iron-sulfur subunit, whose amino-acid sequence MATATFRIWRGDSGGGEFRDYSLEISPGMVVLDAVHEIQAKQAQDLAVRWNCKVGKCGSCSAEINGMPKLMCMTRLNQLPLDAPITVQPMRTFPLVKDLVTDVSWNYEVKKKIKPFKPRKPDFPDGTWRMVQEDVDRIQEFHKCIECFLCQNVCHVLRDHRLHQQFVGPRFFVYVASLDMHPMDIEDRVEELKNAEGIGFCNITKCCTKVCPEEIRITDNAIIPLKERVVDRYFDFLRIGFSRLLGRKDRRALRNR is encoded by the coding sequence ATGGCGACGGCAACCTTCAGGATTTGGCGTGGCGACTCCGGTGGCGGGGAGTTCCGGGACTACAGCCTCGAAATATCACCGGGAATGGTGGTCCTGGACGCGGTTCATGAAATTCAGGCAAAACAGGCGCAGGACCTGGCGGTGCGCTGGAATTGCAAAGTTGGCAAATGCGGGTCGTGCTCGGCGGAAATCAACGGAATGCCGAAGCTGATGTGCATGACGCGCCTGAATCAACTGCCGCTGGATGCGCCCATCACCGTCCAGCCCATGCGGACTTTCCCCTTGGTCAAGGACCTGGTCACGGACGTTTCATGGAATTATGAGGTGAAGAAGAAGATCAAGCCTTTCAAGCCGCGCAAACCGGATTTTCCCGATGGCACCTGGCGGATGGTCCAGGAGGACGTTGACCGCATCCAGGAGTTTCATAAGTGCATCGAATGCTTCCTGTGCCAGAACGTGTGCCACGTGCTGCGCGATCATCGCCTGCATCAACAGTTCGTTGGCCCGCGGTTCTTTGTCTACGTCGCCTCACTCGATATGCATCCCATGGATATCGAAGATCGTGTGGAGGAGTTGAAGAACGCAGAGGGAATTGGATTCTGTAACATCACGAAATGCTGCACGAAGGTGTGCCCCGAAGAAATTCGCATCACCGACAACGCCATCATTCCGCTTAAGGAACGCGTGGTCGACCGCTATTTTGATTTCCTCAGAATAGGGTTCAGCCGGCTTCTCGGCAGAAAAGACCGTCGTGCCTTACGCAATCGGTAA
- a CDS encoding fumarate reductase/succinate dehydrogenase flavoprotein subunit, with protein MPEYQVHEHDVLVIGAGGAGLRAAIAASAAGVSVGIVTKSLLGKAHTVMAEGGIAAALANVDERDNWKVHFADTMRGGQYLNEPRMAQIHAQEAPDCVRELEAWGAVFDRTAQGKILQRNFGGHKYPRLAHVGDRTGLEMIRTLQDYGIHQGIDVHMECVVITLLKDGDRVVGAFGYDRERGRFQLYHARAVVLATGGIGRAYKITSNSWEYTADGLALAYRAGAELKDMEFVQFHPTGMVWPPSVRGILVTEGVRGEGGTLKNKDGRRFMFDDIPPLYKNQTADNAEEGWRYTQGDRSARRPPELLTRDHVARAIVREVREGRGSPHGGVFLDIAWIREKMPHSAEHIKRKLPSMYHQFKQLADIDITKEPMEVGPTTHYVMGGVRVHPETQMSTVPGLFAAGECAAGLHGANRLGGNSLSDLLVFGKRAGAHAAAFAQEHQAGQVSAEEVGAAARQALEPFDRPSGESPFLIQRDLQETMQDLVGIVRREEDMHRALEVIEQLGERRRRAGVVGNREYNPGWHTALDLSNLLLISEAITRAAIERKESRGAHFRDDYPGRDDASGKSNLIIRQGPDGKMQIARKPLPELPAELKQIVEEMK; from the coding sequence ATGCCGGAATACCAGGTTCACGAGCACGACGTGCTGGTGATTGGCGCGGGAGGAGCCGGGCTTCGCGCGGCCATCGCAGCCTCGGCAGCGGGCGTGTCCGTGGGGATCGTCACCAAAAGTTTGCTCGGCAAGGCCCATACCGTGATGGCAGAAGGAGGAATTGCGGCGGCGCTTGCCAACGTGGACGAGCGCGACAACTGGAAAGTCCATTTCGCGGACACAATGCGCGGCGGCCAGTACTTGAATGAGCCGCGCATGGCCCAGATCCATGCCCAGGAAGCGCCGGACTGCGTTCGTGAGCTTGAGGCGTGGGGGGCGGTGTTCGACCGGACTGCCCAGGGCAAGATCCTGCAACGCAACTTCGGGGGCCACAAATATCCGCGGTTGGCGCATGTGGGGGACCGCACCGGTCTCGAGATGATCCGCACCCTGCAGGACTACGGAATCCACCAAGGGATCGACGTTCACATGGAGTGCGTCGTCATCACGCTGCTGAAAGACGGTGACCGTGTCGTCGGGGCCTTCGGCTATGACCGCGAGCGGGGGCGCTTCCAGCTCTACCATGCCAGGGCCGTGGTCCTGGCGACGGGCGGAATCGGACGCGCCTATAAGATCACCAGCAACAGTTGGGAGTATACGGCGGACGGCCTGGCCCTTGCCTATCGTGCCGGAGCGGAACTCAAAGACATGGAATTCGTGCAGTTCCATCCCACCGGAATGGTCTGGCCCCCGAGCGTGCGCGGCATTCTGGTGACCGAAGGCGTCCGCGGTGAAGGAGGGACTCTCAAGAACAAGGACGGCCGGCGGTTCATGTTTGACGACATCCCTCCTCTCTACAAAAATCAAACAGCAGATAACGCCGAGGAGGGCTGGAGATACACCCAGGGTGACAGGTCGGCGCGCCGTCCGCCGGAACTGCTCACCCGCGATCACGTCGCGCGGGCGATTGTGCGGGAGGTCCGGGAAGGCCGCGGCAGTCCGCACGGCGGTGTATTCCTGGATATCGCATGGATCAGGGAAAAAATGCCGCATTCGGCCGAACACATCAAGAGAAAACTGCCCAGCATGTATCACCAGTTTAAGCAGCTTGCAGATATCGATATCACAAAGGAACCCATGGAAGTTGGCCCCACCACCCATTACGTGATGGGCGGCGTGCGGGTCCACCCGGAAACTCAGATGTCGACGGTGCCGGGCCTGTTCGCCGCTGGCGAGTGCGCCGCCGGCTTGCATGGCGCGAACCGCCTGGGCGGCAACTCGCTTTCGGACCTGCTGGTTTTCGGCAAGCGCGCGGGCGCCCACGCCGCTGCTTTCGCCCAGGAGCATCAGGCAGGCCAAGTGAGCGCCGAAGAGGTGGGGGCGGCAGCGCGGCAGGCCCTTGAACCCTTCGACCGGCCATCAGGCGAGAGTCCTTTCCTCATCCAGCGAGACCTGCAGGAAACCATGCAGGACCTTGTGGGAATCGTGCGACGGGAGGAAGACATGCATCGGGCGCTGGAAGTGATCGAACAGTTAGGCGAAAGAAGACGCCGGGCGGGCGTCGTGGGAAATCGGGAATACAATCCAGGCTGGCACACGGCACTGGACCTCTCGAACCTTCTTCTGATTTCCGAAGCCATCACCAGGGCGGCAATCGAACGCAAAGAAAGCCGGGGCGCGCATTTCCGAGACGATTATCCCGGCCGAGACGATGCAAGCGGGAAATCCAATCTTATAATTCGCCAGGGGCCTGACGGGAAAATGCAGATTGCCCGCAAGCCGCTCCCGGAATTGCCGGCAGAGCTCAAGCAGATCGTCGAGGAGATGAAATAA
- a CDS encoding winged helix-turn-helix domain-containing protein, translating into MATGPKVLYEFGSFRVDPDKQLLLRQGCPVDMTPKAFETLLALIRHSREVVTKDELMKAVWPDTIVEEANLSQNIFVLRKTLGDTPEAHRYIVTIPGRGYRFAADVRAVTDDSESLLIASRSRSQVVIEQTESTASGTLPALSPGPLHKKAWSRLLPIGAALGLLIMGAVFFLFRHQPTPLGEKDFILVADFTNTTGDPLFDDTLRQGLEVQLEQSPFLRLVSGQRIQHTLSLMGQPPDTRLTPAVAQEVCERTASTAVLGGSISRLGSQYVLGLDARGCSTGDVLAEEQTQVARQEEVLTALSQMATELRSRLGESLSTIKEHDTSLSEATTPSLEALKAYSQGWRILSSKGESAAIPFFRRAVAIDTHFAMAYAVLGLMYGHLGESAISAESTGKAYKLRDRASDEEKFFIEASYEGRVTGNMEKARQTCEAWAQAYPRDPLPHGYLGAFILVGLGNYSRALEEANKAVVLAPDLAPVYDILSYDYESLNRLNDAERVLEHASDRNLIDPDYIFHRYALAFLKEDKTGMAREAALAKGNAGAEDWTTDYEAFAFAYSGQLKRAKEMLRLAVSLAQQAGFPERAALFEAGAAAWESFFGNASASGRIAQEAIEVSKDREVEYGAAFALALSGDSHRSEALANDLEKRYPEDTSVRFSYLPTLRALLALNHGEPSKAVELLQITIPYELGERMSSMHGNFGNLYPVYVRGEALLALHQGAQAAAEFQKILDHRGIVVSDPVGAIARLQLSRALALDGDNTRAKVAYGDFLKLWKDADPGIPVLKQAESEFARLQ; encoded by the coding sequence ATGGCTACGGGACCCAAAGTCCTCTACGAATTTGGCTCGTTTCGGGTCGATCCCGATAAACAGTTGCTTTTGCGACAAGGCTGCCCGGTGGACATGACGCCCAAGGCCTTCGAGACACTGTTGGCGCTGATCCGCCACAGCCGGGAAGTCGTGACCAAGGACGAGCTCATGAAAGCCGTCTGGCCGGATACCATCGTTGAGGAAGCAAACCTGAGCCAAAACATTTTCGTGCTCCGCAAAACCCTCGGCGACACCCCTGAAGCCCACCGCTACATTGTCACCATTCCTGGACGAGGCTACCGCTTCGCAGCGGACGTGCGCGCGGTGACGGATGACAGCGAGTCCTTGTTGATAGCGAGCCGCTCTCGTTCGCAAGTGGTAATTGAACAGACAGAAAGCACCGCTTCCGGAACTTTGCCCGCGCTCTCGCCGGGCCCCCTTCACAAAAAGGCTTGGAGTCGTCTGTTGCCGATCGGAGCGGCTTTGGGTTTGCTGATTATGGGCGCAGTTTTCTTCCTTTTCAGGCATCAGCCGACTCCCCTGGGGGAAAAGGACTTTATCTTGGTCGCTGACTTTACCAATACGACAGGTGATCCTCTCTTCGATGACACGCTTAGGCAGGGTTTGGAAGTACAGCTTGAGCAGTCGCCCTTTCTTCGCCTGGTCTCGGGGCAACGAATCCAGCATACGCTCAGCCTGATGGGCCAGCCGCCCGATACCCGCCTGACCCCGGCGGTCGCACAGGAAGTCTGCGAGCGGACCGCCAGCACCGCTGTTCTCGGAGGCTCGATTTCAAGGCTCGGGAGCCAGTACGTGCTGGGCCTAGACGCAAGGGGCTGCAGCACGGGCGATGTCCTCGCTGAGGAGCAGACCCAGGTGGCAAGACAAGAAGAGGTGCTGACCGCGCTCAGCCAAATGGCGACTGAGTTGCGGAGCCGGTTGGGCGAATCGCTCTCCACGATTAAAGAGCACGACACTTCACTCTCTGAGGCAACCACTCCTTCCCTCGAAGCGCTGAAAGCCTATAGCCAAGGCTGGAGAATTCTCTCCTCAAAGGGCGAATCGGCAGCCATACCGTTTTTCAGACGCGCCGTTGCGATTGATACCCATTTCGCGATGGCTTATGCGGTCCTGGGGCTCATGTATGGCCACTTGGGTGAGTCGGCTATTTCCGCTGAGAGCACCGGCAAGGCATATAAATTGCGGGATCGGGCGAGCGACGAAGAAAAATTCTTTATAGAAGCTTCCTACGAAGGACGCGTCACGGGAAACATGGAAAAGGCCCGACAGACTTGTGAGGCCTGGGCCCAAGCTTATCCACGCGATCCACTCCCGCACGGGTACCTGGGAGCGTTCATCCTGGTTGGTTTGGGAAATTATAGTAGGGCGCTCGAAGAAGCCAATAAAGCTGTGGTGCTGGCTCCAGACCTTGCACCCGTTTATGACATTCTTTCCTACGACTACGAATCTCTAAACCGACTGAACGATGCTGAACGAGTGCTGGAGCATGCCTCCGATCGCAACCTCATCGATCCAGATTATATTTTCCATCGCTATGCCCTTGCGTTTCTTAAAGAGGACAAGACGGGCATGGCGCGCGAAGCGGCTTTGGCCAAGGGAAACGCTGGAGCAGAAGATTGGACCACTGACTACGAGGCTTTTGCCTTTGCATATTCCGGTCAACTGAAGCGAGCGAAAGAGATGTTACGGCTGGCAGTGAGCCTGGCTCAACAGGCGGGCTTTCCTGAGCGAGCAGCTCTATTCGAAGCTGGCGCAGCCGCTTGGGAATCCTTTTTCGGAAATGCATCCGCGTCAGGGCGAATCGCACAGGAAGCGATTGAAGTTTCCAAAGACCGGGAAGTAGAGTATGGCGCAGCGTTTGCCCTGGCTCTCTCGGGAGATTCTCACCGATCAGAAGCACTGGCCAATGATCTGGAAAAACGCTATCCCGAGGACACATCGGTCAGGTTCAGCTATCTGCCCACGCTTCGGGCGCTACTTGCTTTGAACCACGGCGAGCCTTCAAAGGCTGTTGAACTGCTGCAAATTACGATTCCTTATGAGCTAGGCGAGCGAATGAGCAGTATGCACGGGAATTTTGGGAATCTTTATCCGGTCTACGTGCGAGGAGAAGCACTCCTAGCGTTGCATCAAGGCGCTCAGGCCGCTGCGGAATTCCAGAAAATTCTCGATCATCGAGGGATTGTCGTCAGCGATCCTGTGGGTGCGATAGCGCGCTTGCAGCTCAGTAGGGCGCTCGCACTAGACGGAGATAACACCAGAGCCAAGGTCGCCTACGGCGATTTCCTTAAACTCTGGAAAGACGCTGACCCCGGCATTCCCGTCCTCAAACAAGCCGAGAGCGAATTTGCGCGATTGCAATGA